A window of Ananas comosus cultivar F153 linkage group 4, ASM154086v1, whole genome shotgun sequence contains these coding sequences:
- the LOC109709385 gene encoding uncharacterized protein LOC109709385 codes for MMKSLCLLSFFLLMIFTITAEKGVEGAGECGRVSPDRLALRLAPCASASQDPQADVSDRCCSEVHTLGQNPGCLCAVMLSETAKSAGVKPEVAITIPKRCNLVDRPVGYKCGGYTLP; via the exons ATGATGAAGTCTCTTTGCCTGCTCTCTTTCTTTCTGCTCATGATCTTTACCATCACAGCTGAGAAAGGGGTCGAGGGTGCTGGAGAATGCGGGAGAGTTTCTCCGGACCGTTTGGCATTGCGGCTCGCACCGTGCGCGTCCGCGTCGCAGGATCCGCAGGCCGATGTTTCAGACCGGTGCTGCTCGGAGGTGCACACACTCGGCCAGAATCCCGGCTGCCTCTGCGCCGTCATGCTGTCGGAGACCGCCAAGAGCGCAGGAGTCAAGCCTGAAGTGGCCATAACCATCCCTAAGCGCTGCAACCTGGTAGATCGCCCTGTCGGATACAAATGTGGAG GTTATACTCTGCCTTAA
- the LOC109709251 gene encoding protein DA1-related 2 isoform X3 gives MDDAEQLPGMKICYGMDQSDQCFCQDDQSKAENEELDRAIALSLAEDAKNSKGARETLPNLNEQNGQGNIDEDLPKATRESLSMPPNNPYAPYNPYAPVQFLPRGYRVCGGCHCEIGYGHYLSCMGTFWHPQCFRCYACGHPIRETEFTLLGTDPYHKSCYKELHHPKCDVCHQFIPTNRSGLIEYRAHPFWGQKYCPSHEHDDTPRCCSCERMESRSLRYISLGDGRSLCLECLDSAVMDTGDCQPLYHSIRDYYEGMNMKLDQQIPMLLVERQALNEAMEGEKDGHHHMPETRGLCLSEEQTVSSIFKKPKIGANRILDMRTHPQKLIRKCEVTAILVLYGLPRLLTGSILAHELMHGWLRLKGYRNLSPEVEEGICQVLSYMWLESEVMPGSRSMPSSSTYASSSSSSSGPSLKKAGKSDIEKKLGEFFMHQIANDTSSAYGEGFRAANAAVNKYGLRSTLDHIRITGHFPV, from the exons ATGGACGACGCCGAACAGTTACCGGGGATGAAGATATGTTATGGCATGGACCAATCAGATCAATG TTTTTGCCAGGATGATCAATCTAAAGCTGAGAATGAAGAACTAGATCGTGCAATTGCGCTTTCTCTTGCAGAGGATGCAAAAAACTCAAAGGGCGCGCGTGAAACTCTTCCGAATTTAAATg AGCAGAACGGACAAGGGAATATTGATGAAGATCTACCGAAAGCTACTCGAGAAAGCTTAAGCATGCCTCCCAATAATCCTTACGCTCCCTATAATCCTTATGCTCCCGTGCAGTTTTTACCAAGAGGGTATAG AGTTTGCGGTGGTTGTCACTGTGAAATAGGATATGGCCATTACTTAAGTTGCATGGGCACCTTTTGGCATCCCCAGTGCTTTCGTTGTTATGCTTGCGGTCATCCTATCCGTGAGACCGAG TTTACTTTGTTAGGCACTGATCCTTACCACAAGTCATGCTATAAGGAGCTGCATCACCCAAAATGTGATGTCTGCCATCAATTT ATTCCAACGAACAGGTCTGGCTTAATTGAATACAGAGCTCATCCATTTTGGGGCCAGAAGTATTGTCCTTCACATGAACATGACGATACGCCTCGCTGTTGTAGCTGCGAGAGGATGGAG TCGAGGAGTTTAAGATATATATCTTTGGGAGATGGGCGCAGTTTATGCCTAGAGTGTCTGGATTCTGCTGTCATGGATACTGGTGACTGTCAACCCCTATACCATTCTATCCGAGATTATTATGAAGGTATGAACATGAAATTAGATCAGCAGATTCCTATGTTATTGGTTGAAAGGCAAGCTCTAAATGAAGCCATGGAAGGAGAGAAAGAT GGTCATCACCACATGCCTGAAACAAGGGGCCTATGCCTTTCTGAGGAGCAGACTGTCAGCAGT ATATTTAAGAAACCAAAAATTGGGGCCAATCGAATTTTGGACATGAGAACGCACCCACAGAAGTTAATTCGGAAATGTGAAGTCACAGCCATTCTTGTTCTATATGGCCTTCCTAG GCTGTTAACAGGCTCCATTCTTGCTCATGAATTGATGCACGGGTGGTTACGCCTTAAAG GCTATCGCAACTTAAGTCCTGAAGTGGAGGAAGGTATCTGCCAGGTTCTCTCCTACATGTGGCTTGAATCTGAGGTGATGCCGGGATCAAGAAGCATGCCATCCTCATCAACGTACGCCTCGTCTTCGTCCTCCTCTTCGGGGCCGTCACTCAAGAAAGCAGGGAAATCTGATATTGAGAAGAAACTCGGTGAGTTCTTCATGCATCAAATCGCTAATGATACTTCATCCGCCTATGGGGAGGGTTTCAGAGCAGCTAATGCGGCTGTTAATAAGTACGGGCTACGCAGCACCCTTGATCATATACGCATAACAGGACACTTTCCTGTGTGA
- the LOC109709252 gene encoding protein MIZU-KUSSEI 1-like yields MSKSQAQKKSTIKKVTGYLRRTLFSCFSATKTTSSSSTTTTTTTTTTTTMTKNRVSFSFPDLFRGHHAEQPPQEPQEEDSLIDAAAASETPPHHHRHRRRHQGPPPTPSRSVIVGTIFGRRRGRVSFCVQRDPAVPPPFLFELSIPTHALAAEMHSGLLRVALECNRCTSSSAWCRSSAVWKAYCNGRKVGYAVRRRPTESDSRILESVRLMSAGAGVLCPAEEDKDKAAKEGELMYMRATYERVVGSRDSVSYHLINPGGGASRSPPQELSVFLLRTG; encoded by the coding sequence ATGTCAAAGTCCCAAGCCCAAAAGAAATCGACAATTAAGAAGGTGACCGGCTACCTCCGCCGCACCCTCTTCTCCTGCTTCTCCGCCACAAAGACtacctcttcctcctccaccaccaccaccaccacaaccaccaccaccacaaccaTGACCAAGAACCGCGTCAGCTTCTCCTTTCCCGACCTCTTCCGCGGCCACCATGCGGAACAACCCCCTCAAGAACCCCAAGAAGAGGACAGCCTcatcgacgccgccgccgcctccgaaaCCCCTCCCCACCACcatcgccaccgccgccgccaccaggGTCCTCCGCCGACTCCCTCCCGCTCTGTGATCGTGGGCACCATCttcggccgccgccgcgggcgCGTCTCCTTCTGCGTCCAGCGCGATCCCGCCGTGCCCCCTCCCTTCCTCTTCGAGCTCTCCATCCCCACCCACGCCCTCGCCGCCGAGATGCATTCCGGCCTCCTCCGCGTCGCCCTCGAGTGCAACCGCTgcacctcctcctccgcatGGTGCCGATCCTCCGCCGTGTGGAAGGCCTACTGCAACGGGCGCAAGGTGGGCTATGCGGTGAGGAGGCGGCCGACGGAGAGCGACTCCAGGATCCTGGAGTCGGTGCGGCTGATGTCGGCTGGGGCAGGGGTGCTCTGCCCAGCGGAGGAGGATAAGGATAAGGCAGCGAAGGAAGGGGAACTCATGTACATGAGGGCCACCTACGAGCGTGTTGTCGGCTCCCGGGACTCGGTCTCGTACCACCTCATTAACCCCGGAGGCGGTGCCAGCCGTAGCCCGCCGCAGGAGCTCAGCGTCTTCTTGCTGCGGACCGGCTGA
- the LOC109708843 gene encoding serine/threonine-protein kinase ATG1c-like isoform X1 produces MDRLSTKLQENLLSEVFILKRISHPNIIALHDFIQASGRIYLILEYCRGGDLYMYIQRHGRVPEATAKHFMRQLASGLQVLRDNNVVHRDLKPQNLLLSAHEENSVLKIADFGFARSLQPCGMAETLCGSPLYMAPEVMRVQKYDAKADLWSIGVILYQLLMGKTPYTGSNQIQLLQNIVKSNELRFPLDNNLSNDCIDLCRKLLRRNPVERLTFEEFFNHQFLSEQVSDGTSSRTSSDTRDGFPLAEYSPKRLSGQSSHEDCMPFPLDDELSGQDGSPSLTVDKNNSISSSYRFSVRNKADSRTPECSPSKSIGLLSRYRSHKKVESAGYIHDSLGRNTKETKITDERDANRISAKDSPIVDSEEFVDHDYVLVSGPSRDITSSSVSPSQPSNSPCKSESSPTVSPKLGAFSAPMPIKGAEINRQRFRASLDSNSPPAYGTSQGSIDMMDAMDQPSAHCMTRISFLQQCASAITELIKEEVENGRHLEAFSIQLVVLAIWKQAMHICHAQAASAVGGSPSREMKVKKAYEEDGSLSLSNSQLPDAVRSQIEKEFLLEVGRAEELASDITQIAEASEMPDAIEMIFQCALMSGRQGAVDEMRGNAERAATRYSKALSLLNFLLVEAPILALNPPFSPTNSDRYRLRSYIDVLKSRQDFLMYVSR; encoded by the exons ATGGATCGGCTCAGCACGAAGCTCCAGGAGAACCTCCTCTCCGAGGTCTTCATCCTCAAGCGCATCAGCCACCCCAACATCATCGCCCTCCACGACTTCATTCAG GCCTCTGGGAGAATTTATCTCATATTGGAATACTGTCGAGGCGGTGAtctatatatgtacatacagcGCCATGGAAGAGTTCCAGAAGCAACTGCTAAGCATTTCATGCGACAATTAG CTTCTGGTTTGCAGGTACTCCGTGATAACAATGTGGTCCATCGAGACCTAAAGCCACAG AATCTTCTTCTCTCAGCCCATGAGGAAAACTCCGTATTGAAGATAGCAGACTTTGGCTTTGCAAG ATCTCTTCAGCCTTGTGGTATGGCTGAAACACTCTGTGGCTCCCCACTTTACATGGCTCCTGAAGTAATGCGAGTTCAGAAGTATGATGCAAAG GCAGATCTCTGGAGCATTGGTGTCATTTTGTATCAACTATTAATGGGGAAAACCCCTTATACTGGAAGCAATCAGATACAG TTGCTGCAGAACATAGTCAAGTCAAATGAGCTGCGTTTCCCACTTGATAACAATCTAAGTAACGACTGCATTGATTTGTGCAGAAAGCTACTGCGACGCAATCCAG TGGAACGCCTCACATTTGAAGAGTTCTTCAACCACCAATTTTTATCAGAACAAGTCTCAGATGGAACATCAAG CCGTACATCATCTGACACAAGAGATGGCTTTCCATTGGCTGAGTACAGCCCAAAAAGGCTTTCAGGGCAAAGTTCTCATGAAGATTGTATGCCTTTCCCTTTGGACGATGAATTGAGTGGGCAAGATGGAAGCCCATCTTTGACTGTAGACAAGAATAATTCAATAAGTTCCTCTTATAGGTTCTCTGTCAGGAACAAAGCAGATAGTAGAACTCCAGAGTGTAGCCCATCTAAAAGTATAGGCCTCCTTTCTAGATACAGATCACATAAAAAGGTGGAAAGTGCTGGTTATATACATGATTCTCTGGGCAGGAATACTAAAGAGACCAAGATTACAGATGAAAGAGATGCTAATAGAATCTCCGCAAAAG ATTCTCCTATTGTCGATTCAGAAGAATTTGTAGACCATGATTATGTCCTTGTCTCTGGACCATCCCGAGATATAACGTCTTCTTCAGTAAGTCCATCCCAGCCAAGCAACTCACCGTGCAAATCAGAAAGTTCACCAACTGTATCTCCAAAGCTCGGTGCATTTAGTGCACCAATGCCTATAAAAGGTGCCGAAATAAACAGACAGCGTTTTAGGGCAAGTCTGGATAGTAACAGTCCTCCAGCATACGGAACTTCACAGGGATCCATAGACATGATGGATGCTATGGATCAGCCATCAGCTCACTGCATGACGAGGATTAGTTTTTTGCAGCAGTGTGCTTCTGCCATAACTGAGTTGATCAAAGAAGAG GTCGAAAATGGTAGACACTTGGAAGCATTCTCCATTCAGTTAGTAGTACTTGCGATTTGGAAGCAAGCCATGCACATTTGCCATGCTCAAGCGGCCTCCGCTGTAGGAGGAAGCCCATCGCGGGAGATGAAAGTCAAGAAAGCCTATGAGGAAGATGGTTCCCTTTCCTTGTCTAACTCTCAACTCCCTGATGCTGTTCGCTCACAGATTGAAAAAGAATTTCTCCTCGAAGTTGGTCGTGCTGAAGAGCTTGCCTCCGATATTACCCAGATTGCCG AAGCTTCAGAGATGCCCGATGCAATTGAAATGATATTTCAGTGTGCACTAATGTCAGGTAGACAAGGCGCG GTTGATGAGATGAGGGGAAATGCAGAGAGAGCTGCAACACGCTATTCAAAGGCGCTATCTCTATTGAATTTTCTGCTGGTGGAGGCACCTATACTCGCCCTCAATCCGCCTTTCTCCCCCACGAATTCGGATCGTTACCGACTGCGCTCATACATAGATGTACTCAAAAGTAGGCAAG ATTTTCTTATGTATGTTTCAAGATAA
- the LOC109709251 gene encoding protein DA1-related 2 isoform X2, whose protein sequence is MASSNSRHSRSCNHGHATGSHNDKRSCFMKWLCKFFKGRSIGESNGRRRTVTGDEDMLWHGPIRSMDDQSKAENEELDRAIALSLAEDAKNSKGARETLPNLNEQNGQGNIDEDLPKATRESLSMPPNNPYAPYNPYAPVQFLPRGVCGGCHCEIGYGHYLSCMGTFWHPQCFRCYACGHPIRETEFTLLGTDPYHKSCYKELHHPKCDVCHQFIPTNRSGLIEYRAHPFWGQKYCPSHEHDDTPRCCSCERMESRSLRYISLGDGRSLCLECLDSAVMDTGDCQPLYHSIRDYYEGMNMKLDQQIPMLLVERQALNEAMEGEKDGHHHMPETRGLCLSEEQTVSSIFKKPKIGANRILDMRTHPQKLIRKCEVTAILVLYGLPRLLTGSILAHELMHGWLRLKGYRNLSPEVEEGICQVLSYMWLESEVMPGSRSMPSSSTYASSSSSSSGPSLKKAGKSDIEKKLGEFFMHQIANDTSSAYGEGFRAANAAVNKYGLRSTLDHIRITGHFPV, encoded by the exons ATGGCTTCCTCCAATTCCCGACATTCTCGCTCTTGCAATCACG GACATGCAACTGGATCACACAATGATAAAAGATCTTGCTTCATGAAGTGGCTTTGTAAGTTTTTCAAAGGAAGAAGCATTGGAGAATCAAATGGACGACGCCGAACAGTTACCGGGGATGAAGATATGTTATGGCATGGACCAATCAGATCAATG GATGATCAATCTAAAGCTGAGAATGAAGAACTAGATCGTGCAATTGCGCTTTCTCTTGCAGAGGATGCAAAAAACTCAAAGGGCGCGCGTGAAACTCTTCCGAATTTAAATg AGCAGAACGGACAAGGGAATATTGATGAAGATCTACCGAAAGCTACTCGAGAAAGCTTAAGCATGCCTCCCAATAATCCTTACGCTCCCTATAATCCTTATGCTCCCGTGCAGTTTTTACCAAGAGG AGTTTGCGGTGGTTGTCACTGTGAAATAGGATATGGCCATTACTTAAGTTGCATGGGCACCTTTTGGCATCCCCAGTGCTTTCGTTGTTATGCTTGCGGTCATCCTATCCGTGAGACCGAG TTTACTTTGTTAGGCACTGATCCTTACCACAAGTCATGCTATAAGGAGCTGCATCACCCAAAATGTGATGTCTGCCATCAATTT ATTCCAACGAACAGGTCTGGCTTAATTGAATACAGAGCTCATCCATTTTGGGGCCAGAAGTATTGTCCTTCACATGAACATGACGATACGCCTCGCTGTTGTAGCTGCGAGAGGATGGAG TCGAGGAGTTTAAGATATATATCTTTGGGAGATGGGCGCAGTTTATGCCTAGAGTGTCTGGATTCTGCTGTCATGGATACTGGTGACTGTCAACCCCTATACCATTCTATCCGAGATTATTATGAAGGTATGAACATGAAATTAGATCAGCAGATTCCTATGTTATTGGTTGAAAGGCAAGCTCTAAATGAAGCCATGGAAGGAGAGAAAGAT GGTCATCACCACATGCCTGAAACAAGGGGCCTATGCCTTTCTGAGGAGCAGACTGTCAGCAGT ATATTTAAGAAACCAAAAATTGGGGCCAATCGAATTTTGGACATGAGAACGCACCCACAGAAGTTAATTCGGAAATGTGAAGTCACAGCCATTCTTGTTCTATATGGCCTTCCTAG GCTGTTAACAGGCTCCATTCTTGCTCATGAATTGATGCACGGGTGGTTACGCCTTAAAG GCTATCGCAACTTAAGTCCTGAAGTGGAGGAAGGTATCTGCCAGGTTCTCTCCTACATGTGGCTTGAATCTGAGGTGATGCCGGGATCAAGAAGCATGCCATCCTCATCAACGTACGCCTCGTCTTCGTCCTCCTCTTCGGGGCCGTCACTCAAGAAAGCAGGGAAATCTGATATTGAGAAGAAACTCGGTGAGTTCTTCATGCATCAAATCGCTAATGATACTTCATCCGCCTATGGGGAGGGTTTCAGAGCAGCTAATGCGGCTGTTAATAAGTACGGGCTACGCAGCACCCTTGATCATATACGCATAACAGGACACTTTCCTGTGTGA
- the LOC109709251 gene encoding protein DA1-related 2 isoform X1 yields MASSNSRHSRSCNHGHATGSHNDKRSCFMKWLCKFFKGRSIGESNGRRRTVTGDEDMLWHGPIRSMDDQSKAENEELDRAIALSLAEDAKNSKGARETLPNLNEQNGQGNIDEDLPKATRESLSMPPNNPYAPYNPYAPVQFLPRGYRVCGGCHCEIGYGHYLSCMGTFWHPQCFRCYACGHPIRETEFTLLGTDPYHKSCYKELHHPKCDVCHQFIPTNRSGLIEYRAHPFWGQKYCPSHEHDDTPRCCSCERMESRSLRYISLGDGRSLCLECLDSAVMDTGDCQPLYHSIRDYYEGMNMKLDQQIPMLLVERQALNEAMEGEKDGHHHMPETRGLCLSEEQTVSSIFKKPKIGANRILDMRTHPQKLIRKCEVTAILVLYGLPRLLTGSILAHELMHGWLRLKGYRNLSPEVEEGICQVLSYMWLESEVMPGSRSMPSSSTYASSSSSSSGPSLKKAGKSDIEKKLGEFFMHQIANDTSSAYGEGFRAANAAVNKYGLRSTLDHIRITGHFPV; encoded by the exons ATGGCTTCCTCCAATTCCCGACATTCTCGCTCTTGCAATCACG GACATGCAACTGGATCACACAATGATAAAAGATCTTGCTTCATGAAGTGGCTTTGTAAGTTTTTCAAAGGAAGAAGCATTGGAGAATCAAATGGACGACGCCGAACAGTTACCGGGGATGAAGATATGTTATGGCATGGACCAATCAGATCAATG GATGATCAATCTAAAGCTGAGAATGAAGAACTAGATCGTGCAATTGCGCTTTCTCTTGCAGAGGATGCAAAAAACTCAAAGGGCGCGCGTGAAACTCTTCCGAATTTAAATg AGCAGAACGGACAAGGGAATATTGATGAAGATCTACCGAAAGCTACTCGAGAAAGCTTAAGCATGCCTCCCAATAATCCTTACGCTCCCTATAATCCTTATGCTCCCGTGCAGTTTTTACCAAGAGGGTATAG AGTTTGCGGTGGTTGTCACTGTGAAATAGGATATGGCCATTACTTAAGTTGCATGGGCACCTTTTGGCATCCCCAGTGCTTTCGTTGTTATGCTTGCGGTCATCCTATCCGTGAGACCGAG TTTACTTTGTTAGGCACTGATCCTTACCACAAGTCATGCTATAAGGAGCTGCATCACCCAAAATGTGATGTCTGCCATCAATTT ATTCCAACGAACAGGTCTGGCTTAATTGAATACAGAGCTCATCCATTTTGGGGCCAGAAGTATTGTCCTTCACATGAACATGACGATACGCCTCGCTGTTGTAGCTGCGAGAGGATGGAG TCGAGGAGTTTAAGATATATATCTTTGGGAGATGGGCGCAGTTTATGCCTAGAGTGTCTGGATTCTGCTGTCATGGATACTGGTGACTGTCAACCCCTATACCATTCTATCCGAGATTATTATGAAGGTATGAACATGAAATTAGATCAGCAGATTCCTATGTTATTGGTTGAAAGGCAAGCTCTAAATGAAGCCATGGAAGGAGAGAAAGAT GGTCATCACCACATGCCTGAAACAAGGGGCCTATGCCTTTCTGAGGAGCAGACTGTCAGCAGT ATATTTAAGAAACCAAAAATTGGGGCCAATCGAATTTTGGACATGAGAACGCACCCACAGAAGTTAATTCGGAAATGTGAAGTCACAGCCATTCTTGTTCTATATGGCCTTCCTAG GCTGTTAACAGGCTCCATTCTTGCTCATGAATTGATGCACGGGTGGTTACGCCTTAAAG GCTATCGCAACTTAAGTCCTGAAGTGGAGGAAGGTATCTGCCAGGTTCTCTCCTACATGTGGCTTGAATCTGAGGTGATGCCGGGATCAAGAAGCATGCCATCCTCATCAACGTACGCCTCGTCTTCGTCCTCCTCTTCGGGGCCGTCACTCAAGAAAGCAGGGAAATCTGATATTGAGAAGAAACTCGGTGAGTTCTTCATGCATCAAATCGCTAATGATACTTCATCCGCCTATGGGGAGGGTTTCAGAGCAGCTAATGCGGCTGTTAATAAGTACGGGCTACGCAGCACCCTTGATCATATACGCATAACAGGACACTTTCCTGTGTGA
- the LOC109709253 gene encoding mannose-specific lectin 3-like gives MVTLNNHGQFVVSDDNGSTLWTSELKSKTPRGRYAAVVRPDGQVSIYGPAVSATLYFPFLTDSREFPENVYMRVGRSVLFSGQILHDGQMQQSRGSELMMSNDCGLTLITSLLGMIWQSPTGGRGWQPFQAQPPRPVDRAG, from the exons ATGGTCACCCTCAACAACCATGGCCAGTTCGTCGTGAGCGACGACAATGGTTCCACTCTTTGGACCTCCGAGCTCAAGTCCAAAACACCTCGGGGCAG GTATGCAGCGGTAGTGAGGCCAGACGGCCAAGTCTCCATCTACGGCCCCGCCGTCTCGGCCACGCTCTACTTCCCATTCCTAACGGACAGCAGAGAGTTTCCAGAGAATGTCTACATGCGGGTGGGCCGCAGCGTGCTGTTCTCGGGGCAGATACTGCATGACGGACAGATGCAGCAGTCGAGGGGCAGCGAGCTCATGATGAGCAATGACTGCGGTCTCACTCTCATCACGAGCTTGCTTGGGATGATATGGCAGTCACCGACCGGCGGGAGGGGCTGGCAGCCATTCCAGGCTCAACCACCGAGGCCAGTTGACCGTGCAGGATGA
- the LOC109709650 gene encoding uncharacterized protein LOC109709650, producing MLSPGETQIDNTALDGIISHNSLFTGAVFAGLSVGLSNGTGSSSGGGLVSSGCTVGAQVANNLVSYHVFAFALFLFSSLVALALKQGMRQVHQHGARTARIDRTMLRAGMVASALGSMIGCGFLMLGLVNVVQSKLGRIGCGLSAAASSGAVVSLVTLIPTGMVIYTIIVFHAFTHSM from the coding sequence ATGCTGAGCCCCGGCGAGACGCAGATCGACAACACTGCTTTAGATGGCATCATCAGCCACAATTCTCTATTCACCGGCGCCGTCTTTGCGGGTCTCTCCGTAGGCCTCTCGAACGGTACCGGAAGCAGTAGCGGAGGTGGTCTCGTATCTTCCGGGTGCACCGTGGGGGCTCAGGTGGCGAACAACCTGGTGTCGTACCACGTGTTCGCTTTCGCATTGTTCCTGTTTTCTAGCCTGGTGGCGCTGGCGCTGAAGCAGGGAATGCGCCAGGTGCACCAGCACGGCGCGCGCACAGCACGCATCGACAGGACAATGCTCCGTGCAGGGATGGTGGCGTCCGCGCTGGGGTCCATGATCGGGTGCGGGTTCCTCATGCTGGGCCTTGTCAACGTGGTACAGAGTAAGCTCGGCAGGATCGGGTGCGGCCTCTCCGCTGCGGCATCCTCCGGGGCCGTCGTGTCCCTCGTCACGCTGATACCGACTGGGATGGTCATCTACACCATCATCGTGTTCCACGCATTCACTCATTCCATGTAG
- the LOC109708843 gene encoding serine/threonine-protein kinase ATG1c-like isoform X2 — MDRLSTKLQENLLSEVFILKRISHPNIIALHDFIQASGRIYLILEYCRGGDLYMYIQRHGRVPEATAKHFMRQLASGLQVLRDNNVVHRDLKPQNLLLSAHEENSVLKIADFGFARSLQPCGMAETLCGSPLYMAPEVMRVQKYDAKADLWSIGVILYQLLMGKTPYTGSNQIQLLQNIVKSNELRFPLDNNLSNDCIDLCRKLLRRNPVERLTFEEFFNHQFLSEQVSDGTSSRTSSDTRDGFPLAEYSPKRLSGQSSHEDCMPFPLDDELSGQDGSPSLTVDKNNSISSSYRFSVRNKADSRTPECSPSKSIGLLSRYRSHKKVESAGYIHDSLGRNTKETKITDERDANRISAKDSPIVDSEEFVDHDYVLVSGPSRDITSSSVSPSQPSNSPCKSESSPTVSPKLGAFSAPMPIKGAEINRQRFRASLDSNSPPAYGTSQGSIDMMDAMDQPSAHCMTRISFLQQCASAITELIKEEVENGRHLEAFSIQLVVLAIWKQAMHICHAQAASAVGGSPSREMKVKKAYEEDGSLSLSNSQLPDAVRSQIEKEFLLEVGRAEELASDITQIAEASEMPDAIEMIFQCALMSGRQGAVDEMRGNAERAATRYSKALSLLNFLLVEAPILALNPPFSPTNSDRYRLRSYIDVLKSRQGQYQSQRQRMPH, encoded by the exons ATGGATCGGCTCAGCACGAAGCTCCAGGAGAACCTCCTCTCCGAGGTCTTCATCCTCAAGCGCATCAGCCACCCCAACATCATCGCCCTCCACGACTTCATTCAG GCCTCTGGGAGAATTTATCTCATATTGGAATACTGTCGAGGCGGTGAtctatatatgtacatacagcGCCATGGAAGAGTTCCAGAAGCAACTGCTAAGCATTTCATGCGACAATTAG CTTCTGGTTTGCAGGTACTCCGTGATAACAATGTGGTCCATCGAGACCTAAAGCCACAG AATCTTCTTCTCTCAGCCCATGAGGAAAACTCCGTATTGAAGATAGCAGACTTTGGCTTTGCAAG ATCTCTTCAGCCTTGTGGTATGGCTGAAACACTCTGTGGCTCCCCACTTTACATGGCTCCTGAAGTAATGCGAGTTCAGAAGTATGATGCAAAG GCAGATCTCTGGAGCATTGGTGTCATTTTGTATCAACTATTAATGGGGAAAACCCCTTATACTGGAAGCAATCAGATACAG TTGCTGCAGAACATAGTCAAGTCAAATGAGCTGCGTTTCCCACTTGATAACAATCTAAGTAACGACTGCATTGATTTGTGCAGAAAGCTACTGCGACGCAATCCAG TGGAACGCCTCACATTTGAAGAGTTCTTCAACCACCAATTTTTATCAGAACAAGTCTCAGATGGAACATCAAG CCGTACATCATCTGACACAAGAGATGGCTTTCCATTGGCTGAGTACAGCCCAAAAAGGCTTTCAGGGCAAAGTTCTCATGAAGATTGTATGCCTTTCCCTTTGGACGATGAATTGAGTGGGCAAGATGGAAGCCCATCTTTGACTGTAGACAAGAATAATTCAATAAGTTCCTCTTATAGGTTCTCTGTCAGGAACAAAGCAGATAGTAGAACTCCAGAGTGTAGCCCATCTAAAAGTATAGGCCTCCTTTCTAGATACAGATCACATAAAAAGGTGGAAAGTGCTGGTTATATACATGATTCTCTGGGCAGGAATACTAAAGAGACCAAGATTACAGATGAAAGAGATGCTAATAGAATCTCCGCAAAAG ATTCTCCTATTGTCGATTCAGAAGAATTTGTAGACCATGATTATGTCCTTGTCTCTGGACCATCCCGAGATATAACGTCTTCTTCAGTAAGTCCATCCCAGCCAAGCAACTCACCGTGCAAATCAGAAAGTTCACCAACTGTATCTCCAAAGCTCGGTGCATTTAGTGCACCAATGCCTATAAAAGGTGCCGAAATAAACAGACAGCGTTTTAGGGCAAGTCTGGATAGTAACAGTCCTCCAGCATACGGAACTTCACAGGGATCCATAGACATGATGGATGCTATGGATCAGCCATCAGCTCACTGCATGACGAGGATTAGTTTTTTGCAGCAGTGTGCTTCTGCCATAACTGAGTTGATCAAAGAAGAG GTCGAAAATGGTAGACACTTGGAAGCATTCTCCATTCAGTTAGTAGTACTTGCGATTTGGAAGCAAGCCATGCACATTTGCCATGCTCAAGCGGCCTCCGCTGTAGGAGGAAGCCCATCGCGGGAGATGAAAGTCAAGAAAGCCTATGAGGAAGATGGTTCCCTTTCCTTGTCTAACTCTCAACTCCCTGATGCTGTTCGCTCACAGATTGAAAAAGAATTTCTCCTCGAAGTTGGTCGTGCTGAAGAGCTTGCCTCCGATATTACCCAGATTGCCG AAGCTTCAGAGATGCCCGATGCAATTGAAATGATATTTCAGTGTGCACTAATGTCAGGTAGACAAGGCGCG GTTGATGAGATGAGGGGAAATGCAGAGAGAGCTGCAACACGCTATTCAAAGGCGCTATCTCTATTGAATTTTCTGCTGGTGGAGGCACCTATACTCGCCCTCAATCCGCCTTTCTCCCCCACGAATTCGGATCGTTACCGACTGCGCTCATACATAGATGTACTCAAAAGTAGGCAAGGCCAGTACCAGTCCCAGAGGCAGAGAATGCCTCACTAA